A portion of the Leucoraja erinacea ecotype New England chromosome 9, Leri_hhj_1, whole genome shotgun sequence genome contains these proteins:
- the ndufaf1 gene encoding complex I intermediate-associated protein 30, mitochondrial: MAVWLRVGAGAGALRAGSWSRCYRGPGAGAGAEAGAEAAAASGVPAEQRRRWDLRAGVESVQRHWQLLRAEVAARIRGPGEQELRAESRVLWHFQGAPSLQGWAVSSDRDIGGRSSARLGVADNGSSALLSGRLNTEPPRDGLTRYSGYCTLRSSPPQGPFDLKRFYDLSNFNTLYLRIRGDGRPWMVNISSGMYFTHHKKDLYNYFMFTRGGPYWQDVKIPFSKFFLSSQGRVQDNQHPLWLDKVSTIGFTLGDKVNGPFQLEIDLIAVCNDRAHTEEFAYEKYKRNPEV; the protein is encoded by the exons ATGGCGGTGTGGCTGCGGGTTGGAGCCGGGGCTGGGGCGCTGCGGGCGGGGAGCTGGAGCCGCTGCTACCGGGGTcccggggctggggctggggctgaggCTGGAGCTGAGGCTGCAGCAGCATCGGGGGTGCCGGCAGAGCAGCGGAGGCGCTGGGACTTGCGGGCCGGCGTGGAGTCGGTGCAGCGGCACTGGCAGCTGCTGCGGGCCGAGGTGGCGGCGCGGATCCGCGGCCCCGGCGAGCAGGAACTACGGGCCGAGAGCCGCGTCCTCTGGCACTTCCAGGGGGCACCCAGTCTGCAGGGATGGGCCGTGTCCAGCGACCGCGACATCGGCGGCCGCAGCAGCGCCCGGCTCGGGGTGGCCGACAACGGCAGCTCGGCGCTACTGAGCGGCCGCCTGAACACAGAGCCGCCCCGGGACGGGCTGACTCGCTACAGCGGCTACTGCACCTTGCGCTCCTCGCCGCCCcag GGGCCCTTTGACTTGAAGAGGTTCTACGACTTGTCGAACTTTAACACACTGTACCTCCGCATCCGCGGCGATGGACGGCCCTGGATGGTGAACATCAGCAGCGGCATGTACTTCACCCACCACAAGAAGGACCTCTACAACTATTTCATGTTCACCAGGGGAGGTCCCTACTGGCAGGATGTGAAG ATTCCGTTCTCCAAGTTCTTTTTGTCCAGTCAAGGACGTGTCCAAGACAACCAGCATCCATTATGGCTGGATAAG GTGAGCACCATTGGATTCACCCTGGGCGATAAAGTGAATGGACCGTTTCAACTGGAAATTGATTTAATTGCAGTGTGCAATGACCGAGCTCACACTGAGGAGTTTGCCTACGAGAAATACAAGAGGAACCCTGAGGTGTAA